The Suncus etruscus isolate mSunEtr1 chromosome 15, mSunEtr1.pri.cur, whole genome shotgun sequence genome contains the following window.
CACAAGTACACAAGTATTTATTTTGTACTAACATACACTGCTTATTTAGTAGCTGTTTAATACTCTGCATCAACACTATAGTCTTTGCTGGAGGAGGTGGTGCttcccaaatggtgctcagaagGTCCAGCCTTCCTTCCACTGATTCCTCTCTGCCTGGGCTGGAAGATCCCCTACAAGGATCTAAGGATAAGGACCTGAGGATGTGGACCTGTTTCCAGACCACTCAGTTATGCTTAAGGACCTCAAGGGGGTTCTTCAGTATTGAATGAACGAAAAACGGGCTTCTGCACCCTGCACCTTTTCTGCAACTGACCGcatgaaagagagggagagagatacagagacagagaagctGGCAATCCATCAGACACTCCCTTTTTGCTACCGGTAAGCCAGGAGAGTGGACACAGGGCCAGGTACGACCCGGGTGTCATTTGGTGGTAATAACAAGAAAGGGGTCTCCAAGCTCGCTGGACATTGGGCCAGCTGATGCCTGCCGGCACTGGATTGCAGGCCTCTACAGCTGCCGATCCACTGTTCCTAAGCCAAAGACCCCCGGGTTCATTATCAGTGCGTGGCCACGGGTTACTTCTCTCCGACCCCAGGGCTGCCAGGCTGCGGTGCTTCCCTGATCACTCGAAAGGGCGCTCCGTGCCCAGGCACCACCACGTCGGCGGCAGCCAGGACCCTCCTCCGGCTCCGCTCCTGGGCCGCGGGATCTTCACTCAGCGCCTGCCACGACTCCTCGTCCCCGTGGCGTTCGAACACGTCGCCGGCCACTACCACGGTGCCCAGGGCCGTGCCCGCCACCGCCACGCTCACGTCCCGCTGGCCGCCGTGGCCCGGCGTGGCCCACACCTCGAGCCCCGCGCCGAGCCGCAGGGGCCGCTCCTCGCTCAGCGCGTGCGGGAGGTAGCGGCCCCCGGGCAGGCACAAGTCGTGCGACACCAGCAGGGCCGCGCCGGGAAACAGCCCCAGGTTCCCGATGTGGTCCGAGTGTCCGTGGGTCCCCACCACCAGCCTCACGTCCCCCGGGGCCACGCCCTGGCCCGCCAAGGCCCGCAGCAGCGCCTCGCTCGCCCAGGGGCCCCCGGTGTCCACGAGGATGGGGCCCCGCGCCGCCTCTTGCAGAGCCGT
Protein-coding sequences here:
- the MBLAC1 gene encoding metallo-beta-lactamase domain-containing protein 1; translated protein: MNSPVRTDPLPGDPPLLMPGAPYSVVVLLRGYAEPEKLGGAVRADGSVSLVLPQDWDPASNSTPVPQAEPQSVEAETALQEAARGPILVDTGGPWASEALLRALAGQGVAPGDVRLVVGTHGHSDHIGNLGLFPGAALLVSHDLCLPGGRYLPHALSEERPLRLGAGLEVWATPGHGGQRDVSVAVAGTALGTVVVAGDVFERHGDEESWQALSEDPAAQERSRRRVLAAADVVVPGHGAPFRVIREAPQPGSPGVGEK